Genomic DNA from Acipenser ruthenus chromosome 4, fAciRut3.2 maternal haplotype, whole genome shotgun sequence:
ctacccgaggcatgggatatgcatcaaacttggagatggcattaacctttctgaaatccacgcagaaccgagtggagccgtccttcttagGCACCATCACTATCGGGCTgctccactcgctccgggaaggctcaatgactccaagctcgagcatatccctcACCTCCCGGCCAACGGcacccctgcgactctccgggattCGATACGGTCTCTCTCGAACCCTGACACCTGcgggagtaataatagcatgttcaatcatattagttctgccaggcaagtcagaaaaaacatcaccaaatTGTTTCACTAACCCACGGAGTTCACActtctgatcaggaagtaactgttcccccatcggaatgttaacTGTAGCTGGTGTACTGACagagggaccaaaatcctcttctatactgtcattggctataaacagggcctccctttcattgtagggttttaataaattaatatggtaaatttcagttttgttcCGGCGATCGGGTTGTCTGATTTCGTAGTTTACattaccaattgcccgcatcacctcatatggtccctgccaCTTAGCGTATAGTTTAGACTCCGAAGtgggaagtagcagcagtaccttatctcctggccgaaaagtccgaatccgtgcttgtttattgtactgctgctcttgccgATGCTGAGCCTGTTTTAAGTTCTCGTGTGCCAAATGACCAACCAATTGCAGGCGATCTctcaacataattacatatttcactatgtttttagcatctttattttgctcctcccatccttcctttacAAGATCAAGGACCCCTCGTGGCTGTCTcccgtacagcagctcaaagggagaaaacccggtcgagctctgaggcacctctctcactgcaaacatcaggtagggaaggagtttagcccaatgtttttgctcctggttgacaaaccgcctcagcatctgcttcaatgtctgattaaaacgttccaccaaaccatccgattgcgggtgataaacggaggtcCGAATGGATcgaatttgtaataatttatacagttcctttaaacactgtgacataaaattagttccgtgatcagtcagaatttctttggggatccctactctcgctatgatctgcactaactcttttgcaatcgctaatgcactagtggacctcaatggtactgcctctggatatctggtcgcgtagtccaccactactaaaatatgcgtatatccacagtcagactggctcaatgggcccactatgtccattgcaatgcgttcaaaggggatattgatcaggggcagtggaaccaatggggccgggcgaacccgccccggcgctacctGTTGGCACTCTCTACAGGTTGCCACATACCGCTTCACCTCACTGTACACTCCCgcccagtaaaatcgagccaatattcgttcctgaGTCTTTTCGCTACCTAAGTGGCCCGAACAAGGGACAtcatgagccaaccgcatgatctcatgtcgaaaagactgaggaacgagtaactGTGTTACAGTCTGCCCTGTGCTCGGGGCTCGGGAtactctatacagcaaatgcccaagCACAATGTGGTGAGGGTATGTGAGCGGCCGATTGCCATCtacttccttcccctcgatagaccgaacctgcccccagaggtTAGCCAGCGTAGGATCATTTTTTTGCTCGTACGCTAGAtcaacatctcggtcccagacttTCGGTATATCGAGCGGGGATATGGTAGCCTCAGCACTAGGGGTCTCAGTAACTCGGCCCGGTCGGTCACACTGGATCCCAATTCCCTTTCCCTGGCGTTTATCAGACGTGGAGGAGTCTCCTACCAAACCCCAACCTCGTGTCATTGATGCGCCCTCCCATTTTTCCACCCTTCTCtctcgtttagttttttttgggcgGAACCGAGAGGGGAACAGATCAGCATGCAGCGGAAAAATATctccaatagtttcccccgctgctcctatggtcttaccggagactggctctACCTTTTGGTTTATAATTGTTTCGAAacatggccagtctcgacctaaaataacaggGTATGGCAACCTTTTTGCCACCGCCACAATTACACGGCGGGTGTGACTACCAATggtcacatctaatttagtgagggggtagtccttgttatctccatggatacaggagatgaccactaacccacgtgaccaccaaggtaccccttcTAAGAGAGTTTCCGAAatcaaggtctgaccacacccagagtccactaatgcgtgggtgctcacattaccaacccgcacatcaacaatacaaggtccctcccaatcattacccctggacttacctgtcgCCGGTACCAAATAATGCGAAGCCGCACCACACTCCATTGCTGAGGGGCAATTCCGGGCAAGGTGGCCGACCCCATGGCACCGGTAACATTCCAGAGGGAGAGGCGCCCACGGAGCCTGATTGTCCCGCTGCCGACCTGACAGCGGGGAGGGGGCCCctgttctaccccagctgggggttgaCCTCGGCCTCCAGTGTTGTGGAGCGAGGCCACCCGTTGGGGAACGTGAGGGTGCTGGTCCAGACGTGAAGGGTGTGTGTGGGTGAAGGGGCCCAGGCCTTGGGCCCGCCATCCTGGGTCTGATGAAGGTCGGCGTGGGATGTATCGGGGTGGGCAGCGGTGTGGGCATAGAGTCCTCGTACCCCTCAGCCAACCTGACTGCGGCGTCCAGCGTGGTGGGCCGGTGCCGGCTGACCCAATTACTGGCTTCTGGCCCcagcaactgtataaattgttcaATGGTGACAATCTCAGCCACCTCCTCTGCTGTGCGTTCAccagggcagagccaccgggtcacctgGTCCACCAACTGCTGGGCCATTACTCGGGGTCGGACTCCTTCGGGGCgttggtactcccggaaccggcggcggtGCGTCTCCTCCGTGATGTCCAGTCGCTGAAGGATGGCTTTCTTTACCACATCATAATCCATGGCTTGTTCATGGGTTAAAgcgtggtaggctgcctgggcttccccgaTCAGATTGGGTCCcagctgggtagcccaccactcccgaggccataGGGCTGCTGTCGCCTGCCTTTCAAAGGATGTtaaataggcctcgggatcatcctccagcgacatcttcaccacTTTAGGTTTCGGAGGCGCTACTGCTGGTTCGGCCACCGGTTCCCTCCTCTGGTTGGCCGCGAGGAACATGGCATTCATCCTCTCCATCACCGCTGCCAAGGTCTCTTCATGCCTCCGTGCCTGAGCCTCCATCATGGTGTTCAGTGCTGCAGGGTCCATTGTaaaatcccgtttctgacaccacttgtgaacaggaggtgagtggtgataataaaggcaatgtccagaccagagttctcccaaaaacgtctgtgtttttaatgtcaataattgcaataaataataataataaccccccccccccttttcccagcgatggtatcggggggaacacggcagggttacagtccttaataacaaaagaatgacactcctgaaccacaatcctccgtgcacgaaactgtgctctttcttccggggtcgtggtgagtgctggtgctgtgctgtgttgtgctgtgagggacgtgctccgggtctaatgctggctccgcggctgcagctcccgactctcactcctcctctgataacgacacaaaaaaacaataacaaacacacaggctccggctgaatatcgtcatcagcgcaaggcgcgtactaacgtagctgcttccccttttgtacccagaacctcatccctgcaagcaacccgttgccatggtttctccactaGGGGctcgccccgcagctgattgcaatggaatccttccaggtacatgcaactacgcgctccccctaatatggtcaccttccggtttctgcctaccgtcaaggcagtccatctaggaggaagcatacgatccaccttaccaagcgccttctttggtcgggagggagatttacagtttgaattctttctctctctgtcacagtgccCTTTAAATAAAGTATTGAATTATTAAGCAAAATCATGCAGAAACCATGGTAACACGTACCAGAATTTGTGAAAAGCTGAAATCATACCATCAAACTGGATTGCATGTAATGTTGAATGATTACATTATGATTGTCAAGTGGGGTTTATAATGGCAGTGAACTGATTTTCCAATCTGTAAGGATTCCACCATAACTGAAAACACAAGGAAGTCAGGTATGATTATGAATTCACATCACTGCATGCTATGTTTAAATATTGCATGATGTATTTTTAATCAGTCTATTGATAAATAGAATCAAAGATTCATTAATTATTAAAGAATTCACctagtttactataaagctacgtcatagttggtgcttatcttggcgagagccgagttcaaatcagcatggagttttaacatctactcttgtgtaatggaaatcagccaGAATGTCCACTCATGCTGTGTGAAGCAGTTATTTTGGTCAAACTATACCCAGCCGGGAATCCACCTGGATTGTATATTTTTAGGTTCAAATTTCAGAATATTAAGTTTGTGAACAttgatttattgttattttgacagactaaaaaaaaaagaaaacaatcaaTACTCTATATGCTTTTCCTTGAATGATCAATTTGTAATCCAGTAACAGAAAACTGGAAAGGCCATTTGAGATTTGGGAGCTGTTGTCACTTCCCCTAGACCATTGGTTTTCAAACTTCTTAGGccccgtacccctttccaaataatCGAGTCTActgcgtacccccatctgagatagggtcataatatactgtaaaacaggattgtTTTGAATTTTagtgtttaaattatttattggcATATCAAAATGAAATGGCTATTTTGGCTAATGTTGAAGGATCATACACATTATAATGTCCTCTTTTACGGGGTTGTTTGGTGGCCTCAGTAACTTCTTCATTGGCAGATGCTACTGCTGTTGCTTCAGATGCCTTTTCTTTTGCATTTGTGTCAGGAGTTCCTGGGTTGTTTTAAAACCTTACCCAGCGGAGAAGCATGATTACGAGTAATTTAATGCAACCAAGTAGTACGGTACTGTATTCAAAAACAATTAACGGTTCTGTTCTACCCAGTAATCTTTGGGACCAGCATCATGGCAACTGATAGTGTGCATGTGACCagaaataatgtactgtagaactgctgtgcgtgagctggggagacCGAGTATGAttgtcacactttttactctttatttCTTCAATCTAGTGACATTCTGCAAGGTTCCGTTGCTCATTGAATTGAAGAATAACACTTCATGTACAAATGGATGCTTTTCTAATCAGCATAACTTTATTCAAAATATGATATGGATTTAGACTGTTGAAAAAGCATTGCTCAtctgtgacaacctgccccatactGTGGTTGGTTGTCACACGATATGGGGTTGATTCTCACTAATTATGTGGTTGCTTTTACAGtagaaaataatgcaacattttaatttttcAAAGTAACAAAGTTTATACTGTGTAACACAGGATTACAATGACAGAGAGTTATATTTGGACTTCACTATATGAACATAGACTATATATAACAGTGTTCTTCATTGCAAGGCCCGCGGACCACTGGTGGTCTTTAGTGCGGCCCCTGACGTCCCGAAAATACACAAATGTGAAAACACCCCATCAtgctatggtttctcataccatttctatgctgatgatgctcagattttcctctccttccccacctctgactccaccatcccctcccatatctctacctgtctgtctgctatcttctcctggatgcactcgcatcacctcaaactcaacctctctaaatctgacctcctgttctttccctcctccccctcctctgatctctctatctccgttcctctggaatctaccacactctctccctcagagaacctcggagtcaccctggacccctgcctctcttattcccagcacatctccactctggcatgcacttgccgattcttcctgagcaacatacgaagaatccgagccttcctcaccaactatgccacccagctcctggtccaggccctggtactctcccgcctagactactgcaactccctcctggctggcctccctgcgtccgccgcctgtccactccagctcatccagaattccgctgctcgcctggtgttctctctgcctcgcttctcccacgcaactccactgctccgctcactccactggctcccgatcaccgcttgcatccagttcaagactcttgtactagcctacagatgccttgaccagactgcacccagctacctccagaccctcatctctccctaccccccacttgacctctctgctcctcctgcactagaagactggctctaagtcctctatgctcccctgcctccagagcccgctccttctccaccctcgccctgcagtggtggaatgaccttcctacagatgtcaggactgcccagtccctgaccaccttccggcgcctcctcaagactcacctcttcagacagcacctgtagaactcctctttttttccctatggacactcttccttaaatgcgctttacttgctcttatctgccccctattttactgcatttaatgatgtactttagagtactgtaatctgtcaagtgttatttaatctgtagtattttgtatttaattatatcctgatgtaactatcactgacactgttatctgctccgttattgaatcgtattttgtcatacttgtacttgctacaaccaaagtcattgtatttatcttgctcttaattgtattattacttgtactgtgattcttgaaatgtatttttgtttacgactgtaagtcgccctggataagggtgtctgctaagaaataaataaataaataaataaataataatgtcaaaatCCAGACTCCAATAAGTATGCCGAAACGAGTCCAAATTAAgagtccaaaaacaggttatgcttctgaaaaacaaaactaaggttacaatttaaaacaaaatcaaaaagcaattctcaacaaaagtcatgcatttcttccaacaaatgcagaagtgtGGAGAGAAAACAGATGGGTCAGtttgtataaaaacattttaaaaagttacaaatataGTATTACAAATAAgtcattttttataatttttttatcaattttatcATTGAACAGTTGAGTTGGGACAATGTAAAATTctatgtgtgtcttgtgcggTATTGAATCCAGACAGAATAAGcaattgttttgaagtgaatatttccaaaagctaatttgttGAAACTAGAAAGGGGGATACAGtatttatatcatgcagtcaaaaatgacttttagcaaaatgcttacatgtaAAGTTGCAGCAGTCTGATGGTGTTAATCAGCTCCAAGACaaagcttgttgatgggcactcgctgtatgatatgaacacactcaatagtactgtgtccattttaggacatcttCAGttgtcacccctcctcgagtcagtcgtcacccctcctcgagtcagtcgtcacccctcctcgagtcagtcgtcacccctcctcgacacagtcgtcacccctcctcgagtcagtcgtcacccctcctgattagtgtatgtgtttttacctttcttcagcatttaatatgtatactgtaagcgttttaaaaaatactttaaaagttacgatgtgcaatttcattattttaatctgtttggatttaaattgtaaggAAAATCTTCTCAGCATACGGCATGAGacataactgtttttttgttgtgtctactgactcgaggaggggtgaggattgactcgatgaggggtgatgactgactcgaggaggggtggcaactgacttgaggaggggtgacagctgactcaaggaggggtgaggattgactcgaggaggggtgatgaCTGAgtatgtcctaaaatggacaccgtacaATAGGTCTTGAGTAGGGAATCCAATTGCGGACACTTTTCCCAGTACTGTAACGGTTTCCCAAAATTTATGGaatactgtcagaaaaataaatagattctggACCCAGTTCAATTAACCAATAAACAAGTGTATTGTACAGAAACATTAACAATGTAGATACAACAATTACAAGTGACCAAAAATAACCCCAAAACAAATCCCAAACAGAATAGTCAAGTTGCTGTAGCTCCTCAaatgaaaaaacaagaaaaaactaaaataatccaaaatctagaaaaaaaagatCTCACCAGGTCTGATGAAGCTGTTAATGTAGAAAGTCCTTGGTGTTGCTGCCCatccaaaacaaaaccagaaagctccaacaaaaaacaaaaaaaaggatttgtaATCCAGCAGAAATAGGAGGAGGATTGTCAGcaaactattctttaaaatatgtttttagtatttttaataatttatttttcctAAAAGGACCTTATAACCTTTTATTTAGTAGATGAGTTTGGATAAAATCAGAGAAGCCAGAAACCTAACTCTGTtaccaaacacagaacaaacacacagcCCTCCCCTGATGACCACCTGAccttaataaaggaaaaaaaagtgaaaaaacagGTTTTCCTAATAATTTGGCCACCTGTGGATAAACCTGGAGGCGGAACGGAAAGGTACTGCAGCCCAATGGCTCCTCTTAAAGGGatattacactttatttatttatttgttgctttTCTCATTTACAGCTTTCAATTTAATGTAGCGGTGTTACAGTACAAGGatttttgattgatttttttttaaatttttttattccgggattccatttttgtaataataataatatcatggttttgcttttattaataattactgGTGTGGAGGCGTAGGGTAATGCACTCAcgacaaaggagttcttcaacgaattaattaataatgaaaaaaaaaacagacacaagcattgcaagtaaagataacagtcGTGTAGCTCCAGTGCAGAACTAGTGATGTCACTATCAGTAGGACagcagctgcctgctcaactaaataatactgttatttaaaaacatgaacttagataaaaaactgaactgattaaactactaacactgaacatttaaactccagaaagtaaacttacctagtaaatactacacatttgtaaaagaagcaacatcatacaatgacaatcttttaggtttttttttcttttagcctacagactgcagaaccaccgcccagctatttaaatatgtatagcCGTGTGTGCGCTCACTCCCTGTCAGCTGCTGGCTGGATGTTTATAGAGTTAAGCTCGCCCAaaagaaaggaaacacacaccaGTACgcatgtggttttatttgaaaggagagtCAACATTGTTAATTCGATTGTTAGGTCGTaaagtactacaatgtggtaaaaaaaTCAGTTGtccatttttctttgaaaaccgCTGCCCTAGACAATAACTTCCTTTGTTGCACAATATTTGCCTGTTTCTCATATCTCATTATTAGGAAATTATGACCAGTATATTATTTTTCCAAATTCCTTTAAACCAGTAGGATTAGTTGTTTCTGCTTAAAAGAATAgtataaagaaaatgtattttacgtGAACAGTAAATACCGCTTTTGGTTTCTATATACAATGATGAAAGAAAAGTGCTTATCTGCTTATGAGTGGTGATTCTTGACTACTATCTATTTATGTCAAGGGAGAGGTCACTTATCTTCAAaaacactcaattaaaaaaatgtaagataGGCTACCCGACAGGAAAAGGGCTTGGTAGTTcaggtattgatttttttttttttccaaggtaCTATAGTTCAGGTAAAAGGCTACTTGACCTGATTGTGATGATGCATCACAAGATTCCTCTAAATAAATTATAGACACTTGAATAACAGGATAGTTCAACCTTTCAAACCTTTGTACTCACGTGATGCCATCAAGTCCATTTAATTGGTTAAACTAGCAAAGAGGCATAGCCAGGTGAATTTTGGCACAAACTAGTGCTGCTCCTCCCTCAAGGTTACTCTGTGTATCAGAAGATAGAAAGCATTTGAGACACAATTTGCAGTTCTTGAAAGAAAGGGAATAGAAGATAGAAAGCATTTGAGACACAATTTGCAGTTCTTGAAAGAAAGGGAATTGTTAGCAACTACCCTTAAAGTTTAAAGTAATTTAAATAGATAATAGACTGCTCTGGTTGTTATGAGTCTCGGGTCCTCACTCATTCTTGAAATCTATAATATGGTTATGCTATTTTAGTTATAATTTTTGTATGAAACACAGTACTTAAGTTTTGAGATTGAATTAATTAACaggaatgatttccattacacgagagtagatgttaaaacttcatgctgatttgaactcggctctcgccaagataagcaccaactaagacgtagctttacagtaaactaatgtgatccatctgtgtctccacccatttgcgcttccttccatatgatgatgtagatatccttctgtctggtgttgatggctgaagtgtaaagctggctccagggatcagcttattgcctccctagcgcatcagcacacacaacggctgcgatgctggctccggggatcaaccacagtgcggtctccccagcgcatcagcatgacaaccgtctggattgagctaagtagggtacatctctggggtcatCAAGTGGGCACcatccatcctcggtgtttcgtcgactagcccacaacacctggcgtcccagcatcacccccctccgtccgaCCACTCaactaagcccagcttacttacccgtacatcagtgtttctttctttctattgtgcttgagatccccagccagaatctttccgtctcaaccacagccagttgctgctcctctttgctgcttcagataagttcttcactgtgcgatgcaactcttggccactgaatccgacgtctctgagaaaccgggttgtagagtgtgccacaaatcctcgacaacccacctccactgggtaaacccggactctccatcctcgctgttccgcttcagtggctagttgagcatactgcagtttcttcctctcatacgcctcatctacagcatcctcccatggcactgttaactctaccaggtgaacaaggcgtgctgat
This window encodes:
- the LOC131736894 gene encoding zinc finger and SCAN domain-containing protein 29-like, coding for MDPAALNTMMEAQARRHEETLAAVMERMNAMFLAANQRREPVAEPAVAPPKPKVVKMSLEDDPEAYLTSFERQATAALWPREWWATQLGPNLIGEAQAAYHALTHEQAMDYDVVKKAILQRLDITEETHRRRFREYQRPEGVRPRVMAQQLVDQVTRWLCPGERTAEEVAEIVTIEQFIQLLGPEASNWVSRHRPTTLDAAVRLAEGYEDSMPTPLPTPIHPTPTFIRPRMAGPRPGPLHPHTPFTSGPAPSRSPTGGLAPQHWRPRSTPSWGRTGAPSPLSGRQRDNQAPWAPLPLECYRCHGVGHLARNCPSAMECGAASHYLVPATEEE